The Lysobacter gummosus genome includes a region encoding these proteins:
- a CDS encoding DNA topoisomerase IB produces the protein MSERTGSEVPAATNRRAARAAGLRYVNDGEPGIARRRAGRGFAYRNARGKPVRAAKTLERIRALAIPPAYTEVWICADARGHLQATGRDARGRKQYRYHPQWRSVRDEGKFERVIAFGRALPALRRRVRRDLKLPGFPREKVLAMVVAVMAQTLLRIGNDEYARSNRSFGLTTLRNRHVEFLRGGRARFRFRGKGGQAHEVELDNVRLTRLVRACQQLPGQALFQYRDDDGRVQPVDSGAVNAYLHEAMGADFTAKDFRTWGGTLAAFRRLAHLPLPAPARGSAPSERALASLQNEVIGEVARALRNTPSVCRKAYIDPAVFAGWREGRLGRYAQDARGELQWERAALRFLAQSRRNGT, from the coding sequence ATGAGCGAGCGCACCGGATCGGAGGTTCCCGCCGCGACCAACCGCCGCGCCGCGCGCGCGGCGGGTCTGCGCTACGTCAACGACGGCGAGCCGGGCATCGCCCGCCGCCGCGCCGGCCGCGGTTTCGCTTATCGCAACGCGCGCGGCAAGCCGGTGCGCGCGGCCAAGACGCTCGAACGCATCCGCGCGCTGGCGATTCCGCCGGCCTACACCGAGGTGTGGATCTGCGCCGACGCGCGCGGCCATCTGCAGGCGACCGGCCGCGATGCGCGCGGACGCAAGCAGTATCGCTATCACCCGCAATGGCGCTCGGTCCGCGACGAAGGCAAGTTCGAGCGCGTGATCGCCTTCGGCCGCGCGCTGCCGGCGTTGCGCCGGCGGGTGCGGCGCGACCTCAAGTTGCCGGGCTTTCCGCGCGAGAAGGTGCTGGCGATGGTGGTGGCGGTGATGGCGCAAACCTTGCTGCGCATCGGCAACGACGAATACGCGCGCAGCAATCGTTCCTTCGGCCTGACCACGCTGCGCAATCGCCACGTCGAGTTCCTGCGCGGCGGCCGCGCGCGCTTTCGTTTCCGCGGCAAGGGCGGGCAAGCGCACGAGGTCGAACTCGACAACGTCAGGCTGACGCGGCTGGTCCGCGCCTGCCAGCAATTGCCGGGGCAGGCGCTGTTCCAGTACCGCGACGACGACGGCCGCGTGCAGCCGGTGGATTCCGGCGCGGTCAACGCCTACCTGCACGAGGCCATGGGCGCGGATTTCACCGCGAAGGATTTCCGCACCTGGGGTGGGACGCTGGCGGCGTTCCGTCGGCTGGCCCATCTGCCGCTGCCGGCGCCCGCGCGCGGCAGCGCGCCGAGCGAACGCGCATTGGCCTCGCTACAGAACGAAGTGATCGGCGAGGTCGCGCGCGCGTTGCGCAACACACCGTCGGTATGCCGCAAGGCGTACATCGATCCGGCCGTGTTCGCCGGTTGGCGCGAAGGACGCCTGGGCCGCTACGCGCAGGACGCGCGCGGCGAATTGCAGTGGGAACGCGCGGCGTTGCGGTTTCTCGCGCAGTCGCGGCGCAACGGGACTTGA
- a CDS encoding TCR/Tet family MFS transporter, with amino-acid sequence MTSASAPAPGARRAALVFIFITVLIDVLSFGLIIPVLPHLIENFVNGDTAVAAWWVGLFGTVFALVQFVFSPIQGSLSDRFGRRPVILLSCLGLGLDFLLMALVNTLPLLLIGRIISGITAASFTTANAYIADITPPEQRAKSFGLIGAAFGLGFVVGPVIGAYLGEIDLRLPFWFSASLALLNFLYGLFVLPESLPPERRSKRFDWAHANPFGALVLLKRYPQVFGLAAVVFIANMAHYVYPSIFVLFADYQYHWGLREVGWVLLVVGVCNIIVNVFVIGRMVAKVGERRTLLIGLSCGVIGFVIYGLSDTGLYFLLGLPISALWAMAAPATQALVTRQVGPEVQGRIQGSLMSLISLAGVLGPAIFAGSFGYFIGKSSPIHLPGAPWFIAAALLFVGLLIAWRYARTPAAVPVAAVAEAEAAV; translated from the coding sequence ATGACCTCTGCTTCCGCTCCCGCCCCGGGCGCGCGTCGTGCTGCGCTCGTTTTCATCTTCATCACCGTCCTGATCGATGTGCTGTCGTTCGGCCTGATCATTCCGGTGCTGCCGCATCTGATCGAAAACTTCGTCAACGGCGACACCGCCGTGGCGGCGTGGTGGGTCGGCCTGTTCGGCACGGTGTTCGCGCTGGTCCAGTTCGTGTTCTCGCCGATCCAGGGCAGCCTGTCGGACCGCTTCGGCCGGCGTCCGGTGATCCTGCTGTCGTGCCTGGGGCTGGGCCTGGACTTCCTGCTGATGGCGCTGGTCAACACCCTGCCGCTGCTGCTGATCGGGCGGATCATCTCCGGCATCACCGCGGCCAGCTTCACCACCGCCAACGCCTACATCGCCGACATCACCCCGCCGGAGCAGCGCGCGAAGAGCTTCGGCCTGATCGGCGCGGCGTTCGGCCTGGGCTTCGTGGTCGGGCCGGTGATCGGTGCCTACCTGGGCGAGATCGACCTGCGCCTGCCGTTCTGGTTCTCGGCCAGTCTGGCGCTGCTGAACTTCCTCTACGGCCTGTTCGTGCTGCCCGAATCGTTGCCGCCGGAGCGGCGCAGCAAGCGCTTCGACTGGGCCCACGCCAATCCGTTCGGCGCGCTGGTGCTGCTCAAGCGCTATCCGCAGGTGTTCGGCCTGGCCGCGGTGGTGTTCATCGCCAACATGGCGCACTACGTGTATCCGAGCATTTTCGTGCTGTTCGCCGACTACCAGTACCACTGGGGCCTGCGCGAAGTCGGCTGGGTGCTGTTGGTGGTGGGCGTATGCAACATCATCGTCAACGTGTTCGTGATCGGCCGCATGGTGGCCAAGGTCGGCGAACGGCGCACGCTGCTGATCGGCCTGAGCTGCGGCGTGATCGGCTTCGTCATCTACGGGCTGTCCGACACTGGGCTGTATTTCCTGCTCGGCCTGCCGATCAGCGCCTTGTGGGCGATGGCCGCGCCGGCCACGCAGGCGCTGGTCACGCGCCAGGTCGGGCCCGAAGTGCAGGGCCGCATCCAGGGTTCGCTGATGAGCCTGATCTCGCTGGCCGGCGTGCTGGGCCCGGCGATCTTCGCCGGCAGCTTCGGCTACTTCATCGGCAAGAGCTCGCCGATCCACTTGCCCGGCGCGCCGTGGTTCATCGCCGCGGCCTTGTTGTTCGTCGGCTTGTTGATCGCCTGGCGCTACGCGCGCACGCCGGCGGCGGTGCCGGTCGCCGCCGTGGCCGAGGCCGAAGCGGCGGTCTGA
- the gltB gene encoding glutamate synthase large subunit, with translation MQATQQSLYDPRDERDSCGFGLIAQLDDRPSRALVDRALEALSRMTHRGGVAADGLSGDGCGLLIRHPDAFLRLIAREANIRPGPHFAAGLVFLPHDATQAGIARDTLNETLRSEGMRVTGWRVVPVNLDACGDLARKTMPRIEQIFVDAAAPFDPAGFQRSLFLARRRAEQRLRAIKDFYVVSLSSASIGYKGMVLPDRLMQLYPDLQRAELAASAVVFHQRFSTNTTPRWPLAQPFRLLAHNGEINTIAGNRAWAQARAYTWRTPTLDLREFDQVVSTDGSDSQSLDNMLEVLQAGGMDLLKAMRILIPPATQSLEYKDADLAAFYEYYALNTEPWDGPAGIVTCDGRYAACTLDRNGLRPARWLRSRDRHFLIASEAGVWELPVEEIEAKGKLGPGEMIAADLYQGELLDSEAIDRINRARAPYKRWLKQGMTYLHSELIDPNLAAEPFDHETLAGFQKLFQLTREEREQVLRPLAEIEQEATGSMGDDVPMAVLSQQVRPLYDHFRQAFAQVTNPPMDPLREDCVMSLATQIGREGNVFVDGPGNVGHIHLNSPVLAQRKLRQLLSMAPYDQSHHYIDLNYTAAEGLKAALLRLCAQAEQATRDGNVLLIVTDRRPRRDALMMHALLATGAIHQHLTRVGLRCEANLIIETGTARDPHHFACLIGFGATAVYPYLAYQTLHDLGARGILRTKHGEAAQIGRSYRRAIKKGLLKIISKMGIATIGSYRGAQLFEIIGLDKEVVDMCFTGAPSRIAGAGFELLQQDNQTLADIGWDANRLPEIGGLLKYTPGGEYHLFNPDVVTRLQRAVASGEWSDWQHYAEAVNERPTAALRDLLELNADPAKAIAIEEVEPVADIVRRFDSAAMSLGALSPEAHEALAIAMNRLGGRSNSGEGGEDPARYRSDKVSKIKQIASGRFGVTPEYLVNAEVLQIKIAQGAKPGEGGQLPGHKVNELIARLRYAMPGIGLISPPPHHDIYSIEDLAQLIHDLRQVNPQALISVKLVSHAGVGTIATGVAKAGADLVTVSGHDGGTGASPLSSIRYAGTPWELGLAEARQALIANDLRDRVILQTDGGLKSGLDVIKAALLGAESFGFGTAPMIALGCKYLRICHLNNCATGVATQDAGLRRDHFTGLPERVENFFRLLAEEVRHWLASMGVRTLGEIVGRTDLLKQSEGDSARQQRLDLSPLLAGSGLAHGGHCGMPAPAAEPDGLSAQLEAELAEVIANKSGGDFSYKIRNTDRSIGARLSGRIARAHGDRGMNDAPITLRFNGTAGQSFGAFQAGGLHFELSGEANDYVGKGMAGGRIVLRPPAGARYVANETPILGNTCLYGATGGELYAAGRAGERFGVRNSGATAVVEGAGDHCCEYMTGGVVAVLGRTGLNFGAGFTGGMAYVLDVDRDFVDRYNHELIDILRISADGFEHHRSHLHDLLETHVALTGSVWARRILDEMRDYLGKFWLVKPKAASLESLAETLRSAA, from the coding sequence ATGCAAGCCACGCAACAAAGTTTGTACGACCCCCGCGACGAGCGGGACAGCTGCGGTTTCGGACTGATCGCGCAACTCGACGATCGCCCTAGCCGAGCTTTGGTCGATCGCGCCCTGGAGGCGCTCTCGCGCATGACCCACCGCGGCGGCGTCGCCGCCGACGGCCTCAGCGGCGACGGCTGCGGTCTGCTGATCCGCCATCCCGACGCGTTTTTGCGCCTGATCGCGCGCGAAGCCAACATCCGCCCGGGCCCGCATTTCGCCGCCGGCCTGGTGTTCCTGCCGCACGACGCCACCCAGGCCGGCATCGCCCGCGACACGCTCAACGAAACCCTGCGCAGCGAAGGCATGCGCGTGACCGGTTGGCGCGTGGTGCCGGTGAACCTGGACGCCTGCGGCGATCTGGCGCGCAAGACCATGCCGCGCATCGAGCAGATTTTCGTCGATGCCGCCGCGCCATTCGATCCGGCCGGCTTCCAGCGCTCCTTGTTCCTGGCGCGCCGCCGCGCCGAACAGCGCCTGCGCGCGATCAAAGACTTCTATGTGGTCAGCCTGTCCTCGGCCAGCATCGGCTACAAGGGCATGGTGCTGCCGGACCGGCTGATGCAGCTGTATCCGGACCTGCAGCGCGCCGAGCTGGCCGCCAGCGCGGTAGTGTTCCACCAGCGCTTCTCCACCAACACCACGCCGCGCTGGCCGCTGGCGCAGCCGTTCCGCCTGCTCGCGCACAACGGCGAGATCAACACCATCGCCGGCAACCGCGCCTGGGCGCAGGCGCGCGCCTACACCTGGCGCACGCCGACCCTGGACCTGCGCGAGTTCGATCAGGTCGTCAGCACCGACGGCTCGGATTCGCAGAGCCTGGACAACATGCTGGAAGTGCTGCAGGCCGGCGGCATGGACCTGCTCAAGGCCATGCGCATCCTGATTCCGCCGGCGACCCAGTCGCTGGAATACAAGGACGCCGACCTGGCCGCGTTCTATGAGTACTACGCGCTCAACACCGAGCCGTGGGACGGCCCGGCCGGCATCGTCACCTGCGACGGCCGCTACGCCGCCTGCACGCTCGACCGCAACGGCCTGCGCCCGGCGCGCTGGCTGCGCTCGCGCGACCGCCACTTCCTGATCGCTTCCGAGGCCGGAGTGTGGGAACTGCCGGTGGAAGAGATCGAAGCCAAGGGCAAGCTCGGCCCGGGCGAGATGATCGCCGCCGACCTGTACCAGGGCGAGCTGCTCGACTCGGAAGCCATCGACCGCATCAACCGCGCGCGCGCGCCGTACAAGCGCTGGCTCAAGCAGGGCATGACCTACCTGCACAGCGAGCTGATCGATCCGAATCTGGCCGCCGAACCGTTCGATCACGAAACCCTGGCCGGTTTCCAGAAGCTGTTCCAGCTGACCCGCGAAGAACGCGAGCAGGTGCTGCGCCCGTTGGCCGAGATCGAACAGGAAGCCACCGGCTCGATGGGCGACGACGTGCCGATGGCGGTGCTGTCGCAACAGGTGCGGCCGCTGTACGACCACTTCCGCCAGGCCTTCGCCCAGGTCACCAATCCGCCGATGGACCCGTTGCGCGAGGATTGCGTGATGTCGCTGGCGACCCAGATCGGGCGCGAGGGCAATGTCTTCGTCGATGGCCCGGGCAACGTCGGCCACATCCATCTGAATTCGCCGGTGCTCGCCCAGCGCAAGCTGCGCCAATTGCTGTCGATGGCGCCGTACGATCAGTCGCACCACTACATCGACCTGAACTACACCGCCGCCGAAGGCCTCAAGGCCGCGCTGCTGCGGCTGTGCGCGCAGGCCGAGCAAGCCACGCGCGACGGCAACGTGCTGCTGATCGTCACCGACCGGCGTCCGCGCCGCGACGCGCTGATGATGCATGCGCTGCTCGCCACCGGCGCGATCCACCAGCACCTGACCCGGGTCGGCCTGCGCTGCGAGGCCAATCTGATCATCGAGACCGGCACCGCGCGCGACCCGCATCATTTCGCCTGCCTGATCGGCTTCGGCGCGACCGCGGTGTATCCGTACCTGGCCTACCAGACCCTGCACGACCTGGGCGCGCGCGGCATCCTGCGCACCAAGCACGGCGAGGCCGCGCAGATCGGCCGCAGCTACCGCCGCGCGATCAAGAAGGGCCTGCTGAAGATCATCTCGAAGATGGGCATCGCCACCATCGGCAGCTATCGCGGCGCGCAGTTGTTCGAGATCATCGGCCTGGACAAGGAAGTCGTCGATATGTGCTTCACCGGCGCGCCTTCGCGCATCGCCGGCGCCGGCTTCGAGCTGTTGCAGCAAGACAACCAGACCCTGGCCGACATCGGCTGGGACGCCAATCGCCTGCCCGAGATCGGCGGCCTGCTGAAGTACACGCCGGGCGGCGAATACCACCTGTTCAATCCCGACGTGGTCACGCGCCTGCAGCGCGCGGTCGCCAGCGGCGAGTGGAGCGACTGGCAGCACTACGCCGAGGCGGTCAACGAACGCCCGACCGCGGCGCTGCGCGATCTGCTGGAACTCAACGCCGATCCGGCCAAGGCGATCGCGATCGAGGAAGTCGAGCCGGTCGCCGACATCGTGCGTCGCTTCGATTCGGCGGCGATGAGCCTGGGCGCGCTGTCGCCCGAAGCGCACGAAGCGCTGGCGATCGCGATGAACCGTCTGGGCGGACGCTCCAATTCGGGCGAGGGCGGCGAAGACCCGGCGCGTTATCGCAGCGACAAGGTCTCGAAGATCAAGCAGATCGCCTCGGGCCGTTTCGGCGTGACGCCGGAGTATCTGGTCAACGCCGAAGTGCTGCAGATCAAGATCGCCCAGGGCGCCAAGCCCGGCGAAGGCGGCCAGCTGCCCGGGCACAAGGTCAACGAACTGATCGCGCGCCTGCGCTACGCGATGCCCGGCATCGGCCTGATTTCGCCGCCGCCGCATCACGACATCTATTCGATCGAAGACCTCGCGCAGTTGATCCACGACCTGCGCCAGGTCAATCCGCAGGCGCTGATCTCGGTCAAGCTGGTGTCGCACGCGGGCGTGGGCACCATCGCCACCGGCGTCGCGAAAGCCGGCGCCGATCTGGTCACGGTGTCGGGCCACGACGGCGGCACCGGCGCCAGCCCGCTGTCGTCGATCCGCTACGCCGGCACGCCGTGGGAACTGGGACTGGCCGAAGCGCGCCAGGCCCTGATCGCCAACGATCTGCGCGACCGGGTGATTCTTCAAACCGATGGCGGCCTGAAGAGCGGGCTGGACGTGATCAAGGCCGCGCTGCTGGGCGCGGAGAGCTTCGGCTTCGGCACCGCTCCGATGATCGCGCTGGGCTGCAAGTACCTGCGCATCTGCCATCTCAACAATTGCGCCACCGGCGTCGCCACCCAGGACGCCGGCCTGCGCCGCGATCATTTCACCGGCCTGCCCGAGCGCGTGGAGAACTTCTTCCGCCTGCTGGCCGAGGAAGTGCGGCATTGGCTGGCCTCGATGGGCGTGCGCACGCTCGGCGAAATCGTCGGCCGCACCGATCTGCTCAAGCAAAGCGAAGGCGACAGCGCGCGCCAGCAACGCCTGGACCTGTCGCCGCTGCTGGCCGGATCGGGCCTGGCCCACGGCGGCCATTGCGGCATGCCGGCGCCGGCGGCGGAACCCGACGGTCTGTCGGCGCAACTGGAAGCCGAACTGGCCGAAGTAATCGCAAACAAGTCCGGCGGCGATTTCAGCTACAAGATCCGCAACACCGACCGCAGCATCGGCGCGCGCCTGTCCGGGCGCATCGCCCGCGCCCACGGCGATCGCGGCATGAACGACGCGCCGATCACCCTGCGCTTCAACGGCACCGCCGGGCAGAGCTTCGGCGCGTTCCAGGCCGGCGGCCTGCACTTCGAACTGTCGGGCGAAGCCAACGACTACGTCGGCAAGGGCATGGCGGGCGGGCGCATCGTGCTGCGTCCGCCGGCCGGCGCGCGGTACGTCGCCAACGAGACGCCGATTCTCGGCAACACCTGTCTGTACGGCGCCACCGGCGGCGAGCTGTACGCGGCCGGCCGCGCCGGCGAGCGTTTCGGCGTGCGCAATTCCGGCGCGACCGCGGTGGTGGAAGGCGCCGGCGATCACTGCTGCGAATACATGACCGGCGGCGTGGTCGCGGTGCTGGGCCGCACCGGGCTGAACTTCGGCGCCGGCTTCACCGGCGGCATGGCCTACGTGCTCGATGTCGATCGCGATTTCGTCGACCGCTACAACCACGAGCTGATCGACATCCTGCGTATCTCCGCCGACGGTTTCGAGCATCACCGCTCGCACCTGCACGACCTGCTGGAAACGCACGTGGCGTTGACCGGCAGCGTGTGGGCGCGACGGATTCTGGATGAGATGCGCGATTACCTGGGCAAGTTCTGGCTGGTGAAGCCGAAGGCGGCGAGTCTGGAGTCGCTGGCGGAAACGTTGAGGAGTGCGGCGTGA